The following proteins are encoded in a genomic region of Bradyrhizobium sp. SK17:
- a CDS encoding carbohydrate ABC transporter permease: protein MKLPTLRDVGTEAKLLLIGIPVFIWTMIPIYHMFVFAISPKEDAFTGKLWPDHPTLHNFSIVFHQQHYFLRDFWIQFWNSTVIALAVGALTLFVATAAAFSISRLRVPGGRAVMNMALFTYFIPAAFLAVPMYRTMGNYGLLNTHWSLILAIVTIAAPYAIWVLKQASDKLPVELDEAATMDGATTLQLFRLVYVPLMMPSLVAVGTYAILLAWNEYLYAFLLLSKDTDITLPVALGNFLAADDSPWELLMTTGFIYALPPAAVYYAFKRYMVGGLTAGAVKS from the coding sequence ATGAAGCTACCCACCTTGCGCGACGTCGGCACCGAAGCCAAGCTGCTCCTGATCGGCATCCCGGTCTTCATCTGGACCATGATCCCGATCTACCACATGTTCGTGTTCGCGATCTCGCCGAAGGAGGACGCGTTCACCGGCAAGCTGTGGCCTGATCATCCGACGCTGCACAATTTCTCGATCGTGTTCCATCAGCAGCATTACTTCCTGCGCGACTTCTGGATCCAGTTCTGGAATTCGACCGTGATTGCGCTCGCGGTCGGCGCGCTGACGCTGTTCGTCGCCACCGCCGCCGCGTTCTCGATCTCGCGGCTGCGTGTGCCGGGCGGCCGCGCCGTGATGAACATGGCGCTGTTCACCTATTTCATCCCGGCGGCGTTCCTCGCCGTGCCGATGTACCGCACCATGGGTAATTACGGGCTGCTCAACACCCACTGGTCGCTGATCCTGGCGATAGTGACGATCGCCGCGCCCTACGCGATCTGGGTGCTGAAACAGGCGTCCGACAAGCTGCCGGTCGAGCTCGACGAGGCCGCGACGATGGACGGCGCCACCACGCTGCAATTGTTCCGCCTGGTCTATGTGCCCTTGATGATGCCCTCGCTGGTCGCGGTCGGCACTTACGCGATCCTGCTCGCCTGGAACGAATATCTCTACGCGTTCCTGCTGCTGTCAAAGGACACCGACATCACGCTGCCGGTCGCGCTCGGCAACTTCCTCGCCGCCGACGATTCGCCGTGGGAGCTGTTGATGACGACAGGCTTCATCTACGCGCTGCCGCCGGCCGCAGTCTATTACGCCTTCAAGCGCTACATGGTGGGTGGCCTGACGGCGGGCGCCGTCAAGTCGTGA
- a CDS encoding carbohydrate ABC transporter permease codes for MAITLSASDAPSPPLSARLSPPQVWGIALLVPYLLVFLAFVVYPVCYGLWLARQPSNYVALYHDPIFARAAVNTLIFLVIGINIKMLIALFLSGFFAQQRAWIRWLSVIFILPWAVPSIPTILSVRFMLNPEWGVINQLIFKFTGDDGPNWLNDPAVALAMAIGVHIWKSLPFWTLILLTGRLAISQDLYEASDVDGANWWQKFRYITWPSMQTLYITCTLLSMIWTLGDFNSVYLLTGGGPADLTHVLSTLGIRYLRLDQLSLAMASIVCAMPFVLPLVYFMMKRLSR; via the coding sequence ATGGCGATCACGCTCTCCGCATCCGATGCCCCCTCGCCGCCGCTGTCGGCGCGGTTGTCGCCGCCGCAGGTCTGGGGCATCGCGCTGCTCGTGCCCTACCTGCTCGTGTTCCTCGCCTTCGTGGTCTATCCGGTCTGCTACGGCCTGTGGCTGGCGCGCCAGCCGTCGAACTATGTCGCGCTCTATCACGACCCGATCTTCGCGCGCGCCGCGGTCAACACGCTGATCTTCCTGGTGATCGGCATCAACATCAAGATGCTGATCGCGCTGTTCCTGTCCGGCTTCTTCGCCCAGCAGCGCGCCTGGATCCGGTGGCTGTCGGTGATCTTCATCCTGCCCTGGGCGGTGCCGTCGATCCCGACCATCCTCTCGGTGCGCTTCATGCTCAATCCCGAATGGGGCGTGATCAACCAGCTGATCTTCAAGTTCACCGGCGACGACGGCCCGAACTGGCTGAACGATCCGGCGGTGGCGCTGGCGATGGCGATCGGCGTCCACATCTGGAAGTCGCTGCCGTTCTGGACGCTGATCCTGTTGACCGGACGGCTCGCCATCTCGCAGGACCTCTACGAGGCCTCCGACGTCGACGGCGCCAATTGGTGGCAGAAATTCCGCTACATCACCTGGCCGTCGATGCAGACGCTCTACATCACCTGCACGCTGCTCTCGATGATCTGGACGCTGGGCGACTTCAACAGCGTCTACCTGCTGACCGGCGGCGGCCCCGCCGATCTCACCCATGTGCTGTCGACGCTCGGCATCCGCTATCTCAGGCTCGACCAGCTCTCGCTGGCGATGGCCTCGATCGTCTGCGCCATGCCGTTCGTGCTGCCGCTGGTCTATTTCATGATGAAACGGTTGTCGCGATGA